Proteins encoded by one window of Xanthomonas sp. DAR 80977:
- a CDS encoding YhdP family protein has product MHTPLRRRLRLARRFAFYAVAIGLVCVALLVGALSQALPLVERHPQRIQAWLSERAGRPIRFDRVETAWTRRGPLLRLDGLRIGAGDGVRIGQAEVLVSMYAGLLPGRSFTELRLRGLALTLLRGADGSWSVQGLPAAGTGDPLDALQGLGELQVIDGRLAVHAPQLGVDATLPKIDLRLRVDGDRLRVGAQGWSDPRQAPLTAVLDMDRRRGNGQAYVAARPAELAGWSGLLQAGGIRVEGGTGEVQGWAQLRQHRVVGVSVQATLRELRLSGAALAAGGARPQTAFTTLRATARWRQIDGGWRLDAPLLQIGQAGQLTQRLDGLTVAGGRRFALLGERLDAAPLLAVAALSDGLSPNLRAWLHAARPRLQLSQVALSGRAGGPLYGQGRLTELAFAPVGQSPGVSGLRGRFDGDAQGGELVLDAASPVRFDWPSGFGVPHDVQLAGRIVVFRDGEDLRVATPALRVQGSDYGADVRGGLRFQADGSRPWIDLAAQLQDAPVVAAKKFWVHSKMSKAATDWLDAALQGGRLRDGHALVSGDLDQWPFVDHNGRFEASARLDDARIRFQREWPAVEKVDAEVAFIGNGFEVHGRGEMGGVPVERLSATLPDYKQGQLSVLASTRAETGKLLAMLRESPLRKRYGDTLDALSASGPADVSFDLLQPLRADVGGHHLRGKVELLGARIADSRWDVAFDDMRGSADYRDTGFEAPQLAVLQDGHPGELALRAGDGVSDPQQAFEAALSASVDADELLDRAPEMAWLKPYVQGRSRWNIGVALPKTADGGAQPPTRLQLHSDLVGTELLLPAPMDKGVSAPLATSVNVPLPVGSGRIELAFGKLMALVARNQNGKTGVKVVMGSDHVAEDPPGSGLVVSGRTASLNAIDWIGLVSGPDPHKSTAPGAEDPMPLRQIDVLADHLLLLGGVFDNTRLRLQPQADTVAVHLDGPALAGELSVPSKDGGVLGGRLARVHWRAAPSAAPAAAAAASAADAAPAPAPAAAAAAVRPLAEAIDPATIPALALDVDDLRFGAMNLGAASLRTRKLADGMHVDQLHLRSDKQKIDISGDWRGKGAAARTQLDASVDSQDLGELMQSLDYGGQLRGGEGTLTLRAAWPGDPAGFQLATLQGQLDVAARNGQLLELNPGAGRVLGLLSVAQLPRRLMFDFRDFFSKGFAFNRIDGQVQFGGGVARSESMLIDGPAAEIKVRGQADLRAQQFDQTIDVNPKSGNLLTVVGAVAGGPVGAAVGAAANAVLGKPLGTIGARTYRVTGPWKDPKVEVIERESSRTPAPPTPSSPP; this is encoded by the coding sequence ATGCACACCCCCCTGCGCCGCCGCCTGCGCCTGGCCCGCCGTTTCGCGTTCTATGCGGTGGCGATCGGGCTGGTGTGCGTGGCGTTGCTGGTCGGGGCGCTGAGCCAGGCGCTGCCGTTGGTGGAGCGGCACCCGCAGCGGATCCAGGCCTGGCTCAGCGAGCGCGCCGGGCGGCCGATCCGGTTCGACCGGGTCGAGACCGCGTGGACCCGGCGCGGTCCGCTGCTGCGCCTGGACGGCCTGCGCATCGGCGCCGGCGACGGCGTGCGCATCGGCCAGGCCGAGGTGCTGGTGTCGATGTACGCCGGCCTGTTGCCGGGCCGCTCGTTCACCGAGCTGCGCCTGCGCGGGCTGGCGCTGACCCTGCTGCGCGGCGCCGACGGCAGCTGGTCGGTGCAGGGCCTGCCGGCCGCGGGAACCGGCGATCCGCTGGACGCGCTGCAGGGCCTGGGCGAATTGCAGGTCATCGACGGCCGGCTGGCGGTGCATGCGCCGCAGCTGGGCGTGGATGCGACCTTGCCCAAGATCGACCTGCGCCTGCGCGTGGACGGCGACCGCCTGCGCGTCGGCGCGCAGGGCTGGAGCGATCCGCGCCAGGCGCCGCTGACCGCGGTGCTGGACATGGACCGGCGGCGCGGCAACGGCCAGGCCTATGTGGCCGCGCGCCCGGCCGAACTGGCCGGCTGGTCGGGGCTGCTGCAGGCCGGCGGGATCCGCGTCGAAGGCGGCACCGGCGAGGTGCAGGGCTGGGCGCAGTTGCGGCAGCACCGGGTCGTCGGGGTCAGCGTGCAGGCCACCCTGCGCGAGCTGCGCCTGAGCGGCGCGGCGCTGGCCGCCGGCGGCGCGCGGCCGCAGACCGCGTTCACCACCTTGCGCGCCACCGCGCGCTGGCGGCAGATCGACGGCGGCTGGCGGCTGGATGCGCCGCTGTTGCAGATCGGCCAGGCCGGCCAGCTGACGCAGCGCCTGGACGGGCTGACCGTGGCCGGCGGGCGCCGCTTCGCGCTGCTCGGCGAGCGCCTGGACGCGGCGCCGCTGCTGGCGGTGGCCGCGCTCAGCGATGGCCTGTCGCCGAACCTGCGCGCCTGGCTGCACGCGGCGCGGCCGCGGCTGCAGCTGAGCCAGGTGGCGCTGAGCGGCCGCGCCGGCGGGCCGCTGTACGGCCAGGGCAGGCTCACCGAACTGGCGTTCGCGCCGGTCGGGCAGTCGCCCGGCGTCAGCGGCCTGCGTGGCCGCTTCGATGGCGACGCCCAGGGCGGGGAGCTGGTGCTGGACGCCGCCAGCCCGGTGCGCTTCGACTGGCCCAGCGGGTTCGGCGTGCCCCATGACGTGCAGCTGGCCGGGCGCATCGTGGTGTTCCGCGATGGCGAGGACCTGCGCGTGGCGACCCCGGCGCTGCGCGTGCAGGGCAGCGATTACGGCGCCGATGTGCGCGGCGGGCTGCGCTTCCAGGCCGACGGTTCGCGGCCGTGGATCGACCTGGCCGCGCAGCTGCAGGACGCGCCGGTGGTGGCGGCGAAGAAATTCTGGGTGCATTCGAAGATGAGCAAGGCGGCCACCGACTGGCTGGATGCCGCGCTGCAGGGCGGGCGCCTGCGCGACGGCCATGCGCTGGTCTCCGGCGACCTGGACCAGTGGCCGTTCGTCGACCACAACGGCCGCTTCGAGGCCAGCGCGCGGCTGGACGACGCCAGGATCCGCTTCCAGCGCGAATGGCCGGCGGTGGAGAAGGTCGACGCCGAGGTGGCCTTCATCGGCAACGGCTTCGAGGTGCATGGCCGCGGCGAGATGGGCGGGGTGCCGGTGGAGCGGCTGTCGGCGACGCTGCCGGACTACAAGCAGGGCCAGCTCAGCGTGCTGGCCAGCACCCGCGCCGAGACCGGCAAGCTGCTGGCGATGCTGCGCGAGAGCCCGCTGCGCAAGCGCTACGGCGACACCCTGGACGCGCTCAGCGCCTCCGGCCCGGCCGACGTCAGCTTCGACCTGCTGCAGCCGCTGCGCGCCGACGTCGGCGGCCATCACCTGCGCGGCAAGGTCGAACTGCTCGGCGCGCGCATCGCCGACAGCCGCTGGGACGTGGCCTTCGACGACATGCGCGGCAGCGCCGACTACCGCGACACCGGGTTCGAGGCGCCGCAGCTGGCGGTGCTGCAGGACGGGCATCCCGGCGAACTGGCGCTGCGCGCCGGCGACGGCGTGAGCGATCCGCAGCAGGCGTTCGAGGCGGCGTTGAGCGCATCGGTGGACGCCGACGAACTGCTGGACCGGGCGCCGGAAATGGCCTGGCTCAAGCCCTACGTGCAGGGCCGCTCGCGCTGGAACATCGGCGTGGCCCTGCCCAAGACCGCCGACGGCGGGGCGCAGCCGCCGACCCGCCTGCAGCTGCACTCGGACCTGGTCGGCACCGAACTGCTGCTGCCGGCGCCGATGGACAAGGGCGTGTCCGCGCCGCTGGCGACCTCGGTCAACGTGCCGCTGCCGGTCGGCAGCGGGCGCATCGAGCTCGCGTTCGGCAAGCTGATGGCGCTGGTCGCGCGCAACCAGAACGGCAAGACCGGGGTCAAGGTGGTGATGGGCAGCGACCACGTGGCCGAGGACCCGCCCGGCAGCGGCCTGGTCGTGAGCGGGCGCACTGCCTCGCTGAACGCGATCGACTGGATCGGCCTGGTCAGCGGCCCGGATCCGCACAAATCGACCGCGCCGGGCGCCGAGGACCCGATGCCGCTGCGCCAGATCGACGTGCTCGCCGACCACCTGCTGCTGCTCGGCGGCGTGTTCGACAACACCCGCCTGCGTCTGCAGCCGCAGGCCGACACGGTGGCGGTGCACCTGGACGGACCGGCGCTGGCCGGCGAGCTCAGCGTGCCGAGCAAGGACGGCGGCGTGCTCGGCGGCCGCCTGGCGCGGGTGCATTGGCGCGCCGCGCCGTCCGCCGCCCCGGCGGCGGCCGCGGCCGCCAGCGCAGCCGACGCGGCGCCCGCTCCCGCGCCCGCGGCGGCTGCAGCGGCGGTGCGGCCGCTGGCCGAGGCGATCGACCCGGCCACGATCCCGGCGCTGGCGCTGGACGTGGACGACCTGCGCTTCGGCGCGATGAATCTCGGCGCGGCCTCGCTGCGCACCCGCAAGCTGGCCGACGGCATGCACGTGGACCAGCTGCACCTGCGTTCGGACAAGCAGAAGATCGACATCAGCGGCGACTGGCGCGGCAAGGGCGCCGCCGCGCGTACCCAGCTCGACGCCAGCGTGGACAGCCAGGACCTGGGCGAACTGATGCAGAGCCTGGATTACGGCGGCCAGCTGCGCGGCGGCGAAGGCACGCTGACCCTGCGCGCCGCCTGGCCGGGCGACCCGGCCGGGTTCCAGCTGGCCACGCTGCAGGGCCAGCTCGACGTGGCCGCGCGCAACGGCCAGCTGCTGGAGCTCAATCCCGGCGCCGGGCGCGTGCTCGGCCTGCTCAGCGTGGCGCAGTTGCCGCGCCGGCTGATGTTCGATTTCCGCGATTTCTTCTCCAAGGGCTTCGCCTTCAACCGCATCGACGGCCAGGTGCAGTTCGGCGGCGGCGTCGCGCGCAGCGAGTCGATGCTGATCGACGGCCCGGCCGCGGAGATCAAGGTGCGCGGGCAGGCCGATCTGCGCGCGCAGCAGTTCGACCAGACCATCGACGTCAATCCCAAATCCGGCAATTTGCTGACCGTGGTCGGCGCGGTCGCCGGTGGCCCGGTCGGCGCGGCGGTCGGCGCGGCCGCCAACGCGGTGCTGGGCAAGCCGCTGGGCACGATCGGCGCGCGCACCTACCGCGTCACCGGCCCGTGGAAGGATCCCAAGGTGGAAGTGATCGAGCGCGAATCCTCACGCACGCCCGCGCCGCCGACGCCCTCCAGCCCTCCCTGA
- the rng gene encoding ribonuclease G — MSQEILVNVTPRETRVAVIENGMLQELHIERGWRRGVVGNIYKGRVQRVMPGMQAAFVEIGQERAAFLHANDVVRPAPVANGDTDEAPPLPVSSAVPIVELLRDGQDIVVQVVKDPIGSKGARLTTQISIPSRYLVLLPQSRVIGVSARIEDEAERLRLKTLVADLAASHGGFGYIIRTNAEGQPAEALAEDIAYLSRVWNVVERRGRDGAPASIIYEDLSLPLRAVRDLIRKDVEKVKVDSHETFERLQAFVAKYMPVLAERLELYTGDRPIFDLYGVEDEIARALDKQVPLKSGGYLVIDQTEAMTTIDVNTGSFLGQRNLEETVFRTNLEAAQAVARQLRLRNLGGIIIIDFIDMDDAEHRRQVLRTLEKALSRDHAKTTVYEFSPLGLVEMTRKRTVESLERQLSEPCPECSGRGSIKTAETVTYEIFREITRAVRQFDAARLLVIASSKVVARITDEESSAVAELEEFLGKTIRFQADEQYLQEQFDVVLL; from the coding sequence ATGTCGCAAGAGATCCTGGTCAACGTCACACCGCGCGAGACCCGGGTGGCCGTCATCGAGAACGGCATGCTGCAGGAGCTGCACATCGAGCGCGGCTGGCGCCGCGGCGTGGTCGGCAACATCTACAAGGGCCGGGTGCAGCGGGTGATGCCGGGCATGCAGGCCGCGTTCGTCGAGATCGGGCAGGAGCGCGCGGCGTTCCTGCACGCCAACGACGTGGTGCGGCCGGCGCCGGTGGCCAACGGCGACACCGACGAGGCGCCGCCGCTGCCGGTGTCCTCGGCGGTGCCGATCGTGGAGCTGCTGCGCGACGGCCAGGACATCGTGGTGCAGGTGGTCAAGGACCCGATCGGCAGCAAGGGCGCGCGGCTGACCACGCAGATCAGCATCCCCTCGCGCTACCTGGTGCTGCTGCCGCAGTCGCGGGTGATCGGGGTGTCGGCGCGGATCGAGGACGAGGCCGAGCGGCTGCGCCTGAAGACCCTGGTCGCCGACCTGGCGGCCAGCCACGGCGGCTTCGGCTACATCATCCGCACCAACGCCGAGGGCCAGCCGGCCGAGGCGCTGGCCGAGGACATCGCCTACCTGTCGCGGGTCTGGAACGTGGTCGAGCGGCGCGGCCGCGACGGCGCCCCGGCCAGCATCATCTACGAGGACCTGAGCCTGCCGCTGCGCGCGGTGCGCGACCTGATCCGCAAGGACGTGGAGAAGGTCAAGGTCGACTCGCACGAGACCTTCGAGCGCCTGCAGGCCTTCGTCGCCAAGTACATGCCGGTGCTGGCCGAGCGGCTGGAGCTGTACACCGGCGACCGGCCGATCTTCGACCTGTACGGGGTCGAGGACGAGATCGCGCGCGCGCTGGACAAGCAGGTGCCGCTGAAGTCCGGCGGCTACCTGGTCATCGACCAGACCGAGGCGATGACCACCATCGACGTCAACACCGGCTCGTTCCTGGGCCAGCGCAACCTCGAGGAGACGGTGTTCCGCACCAACCTGGAGGCGGCGCAGGCGGTGGCGCGGCAGCTGCGGCTGCGCAACCTGGGCGGCATCATCATCATCGACTTCATCGACATGGACGACGCCGAGCACCGCCGCCAGGTGCTGCGCACGCTGGAGAAGGCGCTCTCGCGCGACCATGCCAAGACCACGGTGTACGAGTTCTCGCCGCTGGGCCTGGTGGAGATGACCCGCAAGCGCACCGTGGAGAGCCTGGAGCGGCAGCTGTCCGAGCCGTGCCCGGAGTGCAGCGGGCGCGGTTCGATCAAGACCGCCGAGACCGTGACCTACGAGATCTTCCGCGAGATCACGCGTGCGGTGCGCCAGTTCGACGCGGCGCGGCTGCTGGTGATCGCCTCGAGCAAGGTGGTGGCGCGGATCACCGACGAGGAATCCTCGGCGGTGGCCGAACTGGAGGAATTCCTCGGCAAGACCATCCGCTTCCAGGCCGACGAGCAATACCTGCAGGAGCAGTTCGACGTGGTGTTGTTGTGA
- a CDS encoding Maf family nucleotide pyrophosphatase has translation MLYLASRSPRRNELLTRLGVPFRILDLEVPEVRAADESAPAYVRRVALDKARAGLAQLAGAADAVVLGADTEVVLDDRVFGKPADAGDAAAMLAALSARTHQAITAVALVAAAREEVLLVPTQVSFAALSAQDIADYVASGEPMGRAGAYAIQGGAERFVSRLDGSYSGVMGLPLHQTSQLLRAFGVL, from the coding sequence ATGCTGTATCTCGCTTCCCGTTCCCCCCGCAGAAACGAACTGCTGACGCGCCTGGGCGTACCGTTCCGGATCCTCGATCTGGAGGTGCCGGAAGTGCGCGCGGCCGACGAATCGGCACCAGCCTATGTGCGCCGGGTGGCGCTGGACAAGGCCCGCGCCGGCCTGGCGCAGCTGGCCGGCGCCGCCGATGCGGTGGTGCTCGGCGCCGACACCGAGGTGGTGCTGGACGATCGCGTGTTCGGCAAGCCGGCCGATGCCGGCGACGCGGCGGCGATGCTGGCGGCGCTGTCGGCACGCACCCACCAGGCGATCACCGCGGTGGCGCTGGTCGCCGCGGCGCGCGAGGAGGTGCTGCTGGTGCCGACCCAGGTCAGCTTCGCGGCCCTGTCGGCGCAGGACATCGCCGACTACGTGGCCAGCGGCGAGCCGATGGGGCGCGCCGGCGCCTATGCGATCCAGGGCGGCGCCGAGCGCTTCGTCAGCCGCCTGGACGGCAGTTATTCCGGGGTGATGGGCCTGCCTCTGCACCAAACTTCCCAACTGCTGCGCGCCTTCGGAGTGCTTTGA
- a CDS encoding SIMPL domain-containing protein produces MRAPSIRPLLLALTLALGGTMTAHAQTAAPGYAVPADGTLLNIAAQAEARHAPDVATLSAGVVTQAGDSAAAMRQNAEQMTKVLAAIRAAGIADKDVQTSGINLSPQYKYVDNQAPQILGYQASNNVSLKVRDIAKLGKVLDALAAQGANQINGPTFEIDDPEPLYDQARVDALKKAQARAQTYAKSLGLRVRRIVSISEGSGGGVRPVPMMRAMAMKAEMDSTPVAAGESSVSVNLDVVFELGK; encoded by the coding sequence ATGCGTGCACCCTCCATCCGTCCGCTGCTGCTGGCCCTGACCCTTGCCCTAGGAGGCACGATGACCGCCCATGCCCAAACCGCCGCGCCCGGCTACGCCGTGCCGGCCGACGGCACCCTGCTCAACATCGCCGCCCAGGCCGAGGCCAGGCATGCGCCGGACGTGGCCACGCTGTCGGCCGGCGTGGTCACCCAGGCCGGCGACAGCGCCGCGGCCATGCGCCAGAACGCCGAGCAGATGACCAAGGTGCTGGCCGCGATCCGCGCCGCCGGCATCGCCGACAAGGACGTGCAGACCAGCGGCATCAACCTCAGCCCGCAGTACAAGTACGTCGACAACCAGGCGCCGCAGATCCTGGGCTACCAGGCCAGCAACAACGTCAGCCTGAAGGTGCGCGACATCGCCAAGCTCGGCAAGGTGCTGGACGCGCTGGCCGCGCAGGGCGCCAACCAGATCAACGGCCCGACCTTCGAGATCGACGATCCGGAACCGCTGTACGACCAGGCCCGGGTCGATGCGCTGAAGAAGGCGCAGGCCCGCGCGCAGACCTACGCCAAGTCGCTGGGCCTGCGCGTGCGCCGCATCGTCAGCATCTCCGAAGGCAGCGGCGGCGGCGTGCGCCCGGTGCCGATGATGCGCGCGATGGCGATGAAGGCGGAGATGGACAGCACCCCGGTGGCGGCCGGCGAGAGCAGCGTGTCGGTCAACCTGGACGTGGTGTTCGAACTGGGCAAGTAA
- a CDS encoding energy transducer TonB has translation MVRTQLPAPSFGIDLSRILALSAAIGLHLLAMLLLLIPLSHVAPPQEPAKAKPRWQQPIVVPITPTPPQPVTKVEPRPVTQPRVPTAVPDPIPVQTPLADASPMPMQDASPDPAPAVAEPSVPPGPVGAPVAGVQLQYLRAPAPPYPREALRDGLQGSVLLRVLVGVDGQPLEVTIAKSSGHRILDQAAREQVLKRWKFHAALQQGTPVQAYGLVPVDFSLGR, from the coding sequence ATGGTTCGCACGCAACTCCCCGCTCCCTCGTTCGGTATCGACCTGTCGCGGATCCTGGCGCTCAGCGCCGCGATCGGCCTGCACCTGTTGGCCATGCTGCTGTTGCTGATCCCGCTCTCGCACGTGGCGCCGCCGCAGGAACCGGCCAAGGCGAAACCGCGATGGCAGCAGCCGATCGTGGTGCCGATCACGCCGACCCCGCCGCAGCCCGTCACCAAGGTCGAGCCGCGACCCGTGACCCAGCCGCGGGTGCCGACCGCGGTACCGGACCCGATCCCGGTGCAGACGCCGCTGGCCGACGCCAGCCCGATGCCGATGCAGGACGCCAGCCCCGATCCGGCGCCCGCCGTGGCCGAGCCGAGCGTGCCGCCCGGACCGGTCGGCGCACCGGTCGCCGGCGTGCAGCTGCAATACCTGCGTGCGCCGGCCCCGCCCTACCCGCGCGAGGCGTTGCGCGACGGCCTGCAGGGCAGCGTGCTGCTGCGCGTGCTGGTCGGCGTCGACGGCCAGCCGCTGGAGGTCACCATCGCCAAGAGCAGCGGCCACCGGATCCTCGACCAGGCCGCGCGCGAGCAGGTGCTGAAGCGCTGGAAGTTCCATGCTGCATTGCAGCAAGGGACGCCGGTTCAGGCTTACGGGCTGGTGCCGGTGGATTTTTCGCTGGGCCGTTGA
- a CDS encoding TonB-dependent receptor produces the protein MSSALATAAAVPAFAQEAATNLDRITVTGSNIPRTNTETPSPVQVVTRQEIDRTGKTTVAEYLQTLTSDGAGSIPKSFGNGFAGGGAGISLRGLGAGSTLVLLNGRRMATYGLADDGQKVFTDLSTIPLDAVERIDILKDGASAIYGSDAIAGVVNIILRSDFEGAILRGSYGMSGDSDGNARKATLTAGTGNFASDGWNAFFSLDVGKTDAIKISDRKDRKWIGTGDIRRYGYDAADVQFLTGAYLSGGTAGGAGPNGSVFNNAATPQLVALPGCASVSTIPGQTDATAQAQGCLGNAVQQFRDLSPEEEYVNVFGRASFAFGEGGEIYTEIGYSKKETVFSNTPSGVSGGWGYPGGPVNANSGAGATVLYAGHPDNPLPYAARLRYSAWDVGPRVTDNTNEFNRFLAGVKGNWGEWSYDTAYLHSGTDLVNKRTGFLRYSAVQCVLGNPACAAGTWRIGDDAGLNSQALYDYISPTISARAKSSLDMFNFTVSRSLADLQGGPLGLALGTEWRRTSNSLTPQTYTDVGDIIGLGYSAYDGTQNVYAAYAELSAPVLEQLELSAAVRYDKYESGDSKATPKLGVKWTPAEWIALRASYAEGFRAPNPAENGDGGLAAFSNAVDPIRCAIDPANECTARSVAIITRPNSALTPEESKSYSVGFVLQPTASTSLTVDAWEIKRTNEIAQGNTRDAILAGDVLRDSNDIGGVANSGTILAVNTDYVNANSSRVRGIDTDIRQTFAIGPGQLELDAQWSHLLKFERTEGDTTYDYVGTHGNCDVTNCIGTPQDRINVGSTWKQDSWSVSGVVNYISSIENKDSRGGDYLAFYADGSPVEKIASFTTFDLSGRWNVTEAFELNASVQNVFDRIAPLDPSTYGAVNYNPLHYSGAVGRYFTLGAKYTFN, from the coding sequence GTGAGCAGCGCCCTCGCGACCGCCGCGGCAGTCCCGGCCTTCGCACAAGAAGCGGCCACCAATCTCGACCGCATCACCGTCACCGGCTCCAACATCCCCCGCACCAATACCGAAACGCCGTCGCCGGTCCAGGTGGTCACCCGCCAGGAGATCGACCGCACCGGCAAGACCACGGTGGCCGAATACCTGCAGACCCTGACCTCGGACGGTGCCGGCTCGATTCCCAAGAGCTTCGGCAACGGCTTCGCCGGCGGCGGCGCCGGCATCTCGCTGCGCGGCCTGGGCGCCGGCTCCACGCTGGTGCTGTTGAACGGCCGGCGCATGGCCACCTACGGCCTGGCCGACGACGGCCAGAAGGTCTTCACCGACCTGAGCACCATCCCGCTGGACGCGGTCGAGCGGATCGACATCCTGAAGGACGGCGCCTCGGCGATCTACGGCTCCGACGCGATCGCCGGCGTGGTCAACATCATCCTGCGCAGCGATTTCGAAGGCGCGATCCTGCGCGGCTCCTACGGCATGTCCGGCGACAGCGACGGCAACGCGCGCAAGGCCACCCTGACCGCCGGCACCGGCAACTTCGCCAGCGACGGCTGGAATGCGTTCTTCAGCCTGGACGTGGGCAAGACCGACGCGATCAAGATCAGCGACCGCAAGGACCGCAAGTGGATCGGCACCGGCGACATCCGCCGCTACGGCTACGACGCCGCCGACGTGCAGTTCCTCACCGGCGCCTATCTCAGCGGCGGCACCGCCGGCGGCGCAGGCCCGAACGGCTCGGTGTTCAACAACGCTGCCACGCCGCAACTGGTGGCCCTGCCCGGTTGCGCCAGCGTCAGCACCATCCCGGGCCAGACCGACGCCACCGCGCAGGCCCAGGGTTGCCTGGGCAACGCGGTCCAGCAGTTCCGCGACCTGAGCCCGGAGGAGGAATACGTCAACGTGTTCGGCCGCGCCAGCTTCGCCTTCGGCGAGGGCGGCGAGATCTACACCGAGATCGGCTACTCGAAGAAGGAGACCGTGTTCTCCAACACCCCGTCCGGCGTGTCCGGCGGCTGGGGCTATCCCGGCGGCCCGGTCAACGCCAACAGCGGCGCCGGCGCCACCGTGCTCTACGCCGGCCATCCCGACAATCCCCTGCCCTATGCCGCGCGCCTGCGCTACAGCGCCTGGGACGTGGGCCCGCGGGTCACCGACAACACCAACGAGTTCAACCGCTTCCTGGCCGGGGTCAAGGGCAACTGGGGCGAGTGGAGCTACGACACCGCCTACCTGCATTCGGGCACCGACCTGGTCAACAAGCGCACCGGCTTCCTGCGCTACAGCGCGGTGCAGTGCGTGCTGGGCAACCCGGCCTGTGCGGCCGGCACCTGGCGCATCGGCGACGACGCCGGGCTGAACTCGCAGGCCCTGTACGACTACATCTCGCCGACCATCAGCGCGCGCGCCAAGTCCAGCCTGGACATGTTCAACTTCACCGTCTCGCGCAGCCTGGCCGACCTGCAGGGCGGCCCGCTGGGCCTGGCGCTGGGCACCGAATGGCGCCGCACCAGCAACAGCCTGACCCCGCAGACCTACACCGACGTGGGCGACATCATCGGCCTGGGCTACTCGGCCTACGACGGCACCCAGAACGTCTACGCCGCCTACGCCGAGCTGTCGGCGCCGGTGCTGGAGCAACTGGAACTGTCGGCCGCGGTGCGCTACGACAAGTACGAGAGCGGCGACAGCAAGGCCACGCCGAAGCTGGGCGTGAAGTGGACCCCGGCCGAGTGGATCGCGCTGCGCGCCAGCTACGCCGAGGGCTTCCGCGCGCCGAATCCGGCCGAGAACGGCGACGGCGGCCTGGCCGCGTTCTCCAATGCGGTCGATCCGATCCGCTGCGCGATCGATCCGGCCAACGAATGCACCGCGCGCTCGGTGGCGATCATCACCCGCCCCAATTCGGCGCTGACCCCGGAAGAGTCCAAGAGCTACTCGGTGGGCTTCGTGCTGCAGCCCACCGCCAGCACCTCGCTGACCGTGGACGCATGGGAGATCAAGCGCACCAACGAGATCGCGCAGGGCAACACGCGCGACGCGATCCTCGCCGGCGACGTGCTGCGCGACAGCAACGACATCGGCGGCGTGGCCAACAGCGGCACCATCCTGGCGGTCAACACCGACTACGTGAACGCCAATTCCTCGCGCGTGCGCGGCATCGATACCGACATCCGCCAGACCTTCGCCATCGGTCCGGGCCAGCTGGAGCTGGACGCGCAGTGGAGCCATCTGCTCAAGTTCGAGCGCACCGAAGGCGACACCACCTACGACTACGTCGGCACCCACGGCAACTGCGACGTGACCAACTGCATCGGCACCCCGCAGGACCGGATCAACGTCGGCAGCACCTGGAAGCAGGACAGCTGGAGCGTCAGCGGCGTGGTCAACTACATCTCCAGCATCGAGAACAAGGACAGCCGCGGCGGCGACTATCTCGCGTTCTACGCCGACGGCAGCCCGGTCGAGAAGATCGCCTCGTTCACCACCTTCGACCTGTCCGGCCGCTGGAACGTCACCGAGGCGTTCGAACTCAACGCCTCGGTGCAGAACGTGTTCGACCGCATCGCGCCGCTGGATCCGTCCACCTACGGCGCGGTCAACTACAACCCGCTGCACTACAGCGGCGCGGTCGGCCGCTATTTCACGCTCGGCGCGAAGTACACGTTCAACTGA
- the rlmH gene encoding 23S rRNA (pseudouridine(1915)-N(3))-methyltransferase RlmH codes for MKCRLIATGERAPAWVAQGFAEYRKRLSHWLPLDLVEIEPGLRGKGRDAQRAIEDEGRRVLAALPKNALVVALDVPGKQHSSEQLAQRMEHWRGQGRDLALLIGGPEGHSPEVLAVASESWSLGPLTLPHMLVRLVVAEQLYRAAAMLANHPYHRA; via the coding sequence ATGAAATGCAGACTCATCGCCACCGGCGAACGCGCGCCCGCCTGGGTCGCGCAGGGCTTCGCCGAATACCGCAAGCGCCTGTCGCACTGGCTGCCGCTGGACCTGGTCGAGATCGAACCCGGCCTGCGCGGCAAGGGCCGCGACGCGCAGCGCGCGATCGAGGACGAAGGCCGCCGCGTGCTCGCCGCGCTGCCGAAGAACGCGCTGGTGGTGGCGCTGGACGTGCCCGGCAAGCAGCACAGTTCCGAACAGCTGGCGCAGCGCATGGAACATTGGCGCGGGCAGGGCCGCGATCTTGCGCTGCTGATCGGCGGCCCCGAAGGCCATTCGCCCGAGGTGCTGGCGGTGGCCAGCGAATCCTGGTCGCTGGGGCCGCTGACCCTGCCGCACATGCTGGTGCGGCTGGTGGTGGCCGAACAGCTGTACCGCGCCGCGGCGATGCTGGCCAACCATCCCTACCATCGCGCCTGA